One Fuerstiella marisgermanici DNA window includes the following coding sequences:
- a CDS encoding exopolysaccharide transport family protein, which produces MNSNNQSWPAGNAPQSQPSKSAVPNFSSRPNGPTPASSDGTDRPITLWGLLDAFRRRWIPALAVAIPAALLVAGILWQMVPAEYESSALLKIHQYEKIVATDTKQRGSEFLNYRNSQINFLKSRPILTSAMRVEGIRECRLMKGKSYPVEWLEEELEVDFDISDEFIRITLAGEFPEDLAAVVNAVKDVYLDEVVYNDRNEKIESLRTLEEKFKELNENVRKNQDRIAQLAKDLGTGESKTAVIRLGLVQEKLQGLQQDLRDINDEIRREDSLRQYLKEQGLPVNSYASTIPGLGGSPPAGLSGGMMDQSSMLQRSLMMVQQKIQRFRASIRDPRHPDLVALQQQERELKQMLGGMPTGEGDAPIALSKYTLLMKQKEKLEAERKATEDQFEILSSRAIDLEREQADIEYLVETRDALAKQIANQRIELDAPLRVTEVQKANIPEKRDISSRAQASIMSGFGVFALIIGGFTMFEWFSHRVGSTSDIANAVNLRLIGTIPSPDKGGVLGLGIFAGKVDYDEWNRAVIESMDVVRTYLMRHIDPRRSASLLITSASANEGKTTVSCQLAASLARAGKRVALVDCDFRRPSAHLMLEGAEGPGICEYMRGEVALTDVCQQTQADGLTFIAAGQVDQTVLQKLSADGGRAMINTLKEQFDFVIIDTSPLLFVAEPSMLAQNADIVLLSTRKDYSRIPYVAQSRDSLRSLQVPLLGAVMVGSDSDFQRQSYGYRQELQKQTPERSQLVRG; this is translated from the coding sequence ATGAATTCGAACAATCAAAGCTGGCCGGCTGGAAACGCTCCGCAGTCTCAACCGTCAAAATCGGCAGTACCCAACTTCAGCAGCCGACCAAACGGACCGACGCCAGCCAGCAGTGACGGAACGGATCGTCCGATCACTTTGTGGGGTCTGCTGGACGCCTTTCGGCGCCGCTGGATTCCTGCTCTGGCGGTTGCAATTCCGGCCGCTTTGCTGGTCGCCGGCATACTGTGGCAAATGGTGCCCGCTGAATACGAATCGTCTGCGTTGCTGAAAATTCATCAGTACGAAAAGATCGTCGCCACAGATACAAAGCAGCGCGGTTCTGAATTTCTGAACTACCGAAACTCACAGATTAACTTCCTGAAGAGTCGCCCGATTCTGACGTCGGCGATGCGCGTTGAGGGCATTCGCGAATGCCGCCTCATGAAAGGCAAGTCGTATCCGGTCGAGTGGCTCGAAGAAGAACTGGAAGTCGACTTCGACATCAGCGACGAATTCATTCGCATCACATTGGCTGGCGAATTTCCAGAGGATCTTGCCGCCGTCGTGAACGCAGTGAAGGACGTCTACCTGGACGAAGTGGTTTACAACGATCGCAATGAAAAGATTGAGAGCCTGCGAACGCTGGAAGAGAAGTTCAAAGAACTGAATGAGAACGTCCGGAAGAATCAGGACCGTATTGCTCAGTTGGCCAAGGATCTGGGCACAGGCGAATCCAAGACAGCCGTCATTCGGTTGGGGCTTGTCCAGGAAAAACTGCAGGGGTTGCAACAGGACCTTCGCGATATCAACGATGAAATTCGCCGCGAAGATTCGCTGCGACAGTACCTGAAGGAACAGGGCTTGCCCGTCAATAGCTACGCCTCGACTATTCCCGGCCTCGGTGGCTCACCGCCGGCAGGGCTTTCGGGCGGAATGATGGATCAATCATCAATGCTGCAGCGTAGTTTGATGATGGTGCAGCAGAAAATTCAGAGGTTCCGTGCGTCTATCCGTGATCCGCGACATCCGGACCTTGTGGCTTTGCAGCAGCAGGAACGAGAACTGAAGCAAATGCTCGGTGGCATGCCAACCGGCGAAGGTGACGCCCCCATCGCACTTTCGAAATACACCCTGTTGATGAAGCAGAAAGAGAAGCTGGAAGCGGAGCGCAAGGCGACAGAGGACCAATTTGAAATCCTGAGTTCTCGAGCCATCGACCTGGAACGAGAACAAGCAGACATCGAGTACCTTGTGGAAACTCGTGACGCCCTCGCGAAGCAAATCGCAAACCAACGCATCGAACTGGACGCCCCACTTCGCGTCACTGAAGTCCAGAAAGCCAACATCCCGGAGAAGCGAGACATTTCTTCGCGAGCTCAGGCATCAATCATGTCTGGCTTTGGCGTGTTTGCCTTGATCATCGGTGGTTTCACAATGTTTGAGTGGTTCTCGCACCGAGTCGGCTCAACTTCAGACATTGCCAACGCTGTCAATCTGCGATTGATCGGCACGATTCCTTCACCTGACAAGGGCGGCGTTTTGGGCCTCGGCATCTTTGCCGGGAAAGTCGATTACGATGAATGGAACCGGGCCGTCATTGAATCGATGGACGTTGTGCGAACCTATCTAATGCGGCACATTGATCCACGACGTTCGGCGTCATTGCTGATCACCAGTGCGTCCGCCAACGAAGGGAAGACAACGGTTTCCTGTCAGCTTGCCGCCAGCCTTGCTCGAGCGGGCAAGCGAGTGGCTTTGGTGGACTGTGACTTCCGCCGTCCTTCGGCTCACCTGATGCTGGAAGGTGCAGAAGGACCAGGCATCTGTGAATACATGCGAGGCGAAGTGGCGTTGACCGATGTTTGTCAGCAGACTCAAGCCGACGGTTTGACCTTCATTGCGGCCGGTCAGGTAGACCAGACAGTGCTGCAGAAGTTATCAGCTGATGGTGGTCGAGCGATGATCAATACGCTGAAAGAACAGTTCGACTTCGTGATCATTGATACGTCTCCGCTCCTGTTCGTTGCCGAACCTTCGATGCTGGCTCAAAACGCCGACATCGTGTTGCTGTCGACTCGCAAAGATTACAGCCGAATCCCATATGTGGCTCAAAGCCGCGACTCGCTGCGAAGCCTGCAGGTGCCGCTGTTGGGAGCTGTCATGGTGGGATCAGATTCTGACTTCCAGCGACAGTCCTACGGCTATCGCCAGGAATTGCAGAAGCAAACTCCTGAGCGGTCGCAGTTGGTCAGAGGGTAG
- a CDS encoding XrtA system polysaccharide deacetylase, whose translation MIHSASQLDGTFTVDVEDYFQVSAFASNIRADDWGQYECRVEQNTRRVLEIAAECGTHGTFFVLGWVAQRYPELVAEIQSAGHEIGCHSQWHQLVYELGPERFRADLIESRDILQDITGQPVTMYRSPSFSITKKSLWALQILAEEGFDTDSSIYPVHHDRYGIPDASLVPHVIPTPSGSIHEFPGMVYRFGKTNIPVGGGGYLRLLPWMATRRLLNGVRSQGRPLNVYIHPWEFDPEQPRIAASLKSRFRHYQNLKTTASKIRSMLQQFDLGRMSEILAPLKTPSDLTAAKPEAMLST comes from the coding sequence ATGATTCACAGCGCATCACAACTTGACGGAACATTCACCGTAGATGTGGAAGACTACTTCCAGGTCTCGGCGTTCGCGTCAAACATCCGCGCAGACGATTGGGGTCAGTATGAATGCCGCGTCGAACAAAACACGCGACGAGTGCTGGAAATCGCGGCGGAATGCGGCACCCACGGAACGTTCTTCGTGCTCGGTTGGGTAGCTCAGCGGTATCCGGAACTGGTGGCGGAAATTCAGTCTGCCGGTCATGAAATTGGATGTCATAGCCAATGGCATCAGCTTGTGTATGAGCTCGGTCCGGAACGCTTTCGGGCCGACCTGATCGAATCTCGCGACATCCTGCAGGATATCACCGGGCAGCCCGTCACGATGTATCGCTCGCCCAGCTTTTCGATCACGAAGAAGTCGCTGTGGGCACTTCAGATTCTGGCAGAAGAAGGCTTCGACACGGATTCCAGCATCTACCCCGTGCATCACGATCGCTATGGGATTCCAGACGCTTCGCTGGTGCCGCACGTTATTCCGACACCGTCAGGCAGCATTCACGAATTTCCCGGCATGGTGTATCGCTTCGGCAAAACGAATATTCCCGTCGGCGGAGGCGGATACCTGCGACTACTTCCGTGGATGGCCACAAGACGTCTGCTGAATGGCGTTCGAAGTCAGGGGCGTCCGTTGAACGTGTACATTCATCCATGGGAGTTCGATCCGGAACAGCCGCGAATTGCGGCGTCGTTGAAGTCCAGGTTCCGCCACTATCAGAATCTAAAAACGACGGCGAGCAAGATTCGCAGCATGCTGCAGCAGTTTGATCTCGGACGCATGTCTGAAATTCTGGCACCTCTGAAGACACCATCAGACCTCACCGCGGCCAAACCGGAGGCCATGTTAAGCACATGA
- a CDS encoding TIGR03087 family PEP-CTERM/XrtA system glycosyltransferase — MKPRVLYITHRVPWPPDRGDRIRTWNILKFLAKRADVDLVCLADEPVSAKTRKALEGVTRRLAFVPHTGPRRYVRGALSMACGRTATEGLFESRQLRSIVRVWSSTAKYTAALASSSGIARFVQPPYLQSSARVWIDLIDVDSQKWLDYQASSRFPMSTVYGLEGRRLRTLETQLAANVDRLLVVSEAERELFTNFCPTAPIQAIGNGVDTEYFAPLTIDPVPQTCVFIGVLNYRPNADAVEWFSKSIWPKVMEKFPNSEFRIVGKSPTSEVEALDDLPGVNVVGPVPDVRPWLHESSCVVVPLRIARGVQNKVLEAMACGRPIVCSPAPLKGLDVEPGLQLLQADTPDEWVESISRVFTDKCHAEELGMAASAWVQLNHRWKSCLEPLMDMIQRSHSEPEHEIGVSS; from the coding sequence ATGAAACCTCGCGTACTGTATATCACTCATCGAGTTCCCTGGCCGCCGGATCGAGGCGACCGTATCCGAACATGGAACATCCTGAAGTTCCTGGCTAAACGAGCTGACGTGGACCTTGTGTGTCTCGCGGATGAACCCGTATCTGCCAAAACACGCAAAGCACTGGAAGGTGTGACGCGTCGTCTGGCATTTGTGCCTCACACCGGCCCGCGACGATACGTGCGCGGCGCGCTTTCTATGGCCTGCGGACGCACGGCGACGGAAGGGCTGTTCGAATCTCGCCAACTACGTTCCATCGTCAGAGTCTGGTCGTCGACGGCCAAATACACTGCCGCGCTGGCATCGTCGTCAGGGATCGCTCGCTTTGTGCAGCCTCCCTACCTGCAGTCTTCGGCGAGAGTCTGGATCGACCTGATCGACGTCGACAGCCAAAAGTGGCTCGACTACCAGGCGTCTTCGCGGTTTCCCATGTCGACCGTCTACGGGCTCGAAGGTCGCCGCCTGCGAACGCTGGAAACTCAACTGGCGGCAAACGTCGATCGACTGCTGGTCGTCAGCGAAGCCGAACGAGAACTCTTCACCAACTTCTGCCCCACGGCGCCGATTCAGGCCATTGGTAATGGAGTTGACACAGAATATTTTGCGCCGCTCACAATCGATCCGGTACCTCAAACGTGCGTGTTCATCGGTGTCCTGAACTACCGGCCAAACGCCGATGCTGTTGAATGGTTTTCGAAGAGCATCTGGCCGAAGGTGATGGAGAAATTCCCTAACAGCGAGTTTCGCATTGTTGGCAAGAGCCCGACCAGTGAAGTCGAAGCGCTGGACGATCTGCCTGGCGTGAATGTTGTCGGCCCGGTTCCGGATGTGCGACCGTGGCTGCATGAATCGAGTTGCGTGGTCGTGCCCTTGCGGATCGCTCGCGGCGTGCAAAACAAAGTGCTGGAAGCGATGGCCTGCGGTCGCCCAATCGTGTGTTCTCCGGCACCGCTTAAAGGATTGGACGTGGAACCGGGGCTGCAACTGCTGCAGGCCGACACCCCCGACGAGTGGGTCGAAAGCATCAGCCGCGTCTTCACAGACAAGTGTCACGCCGAAGAATTAGGGATGGCCGCCAGCGCTTGGGTGCAATTGAATCATCGTTGGAAAAGCTGTCTGGAACCGCTGATGGACATGATCCAGCGCAGCCATTCTGAGCCTGAACATGAGATCGGAGTCAGTTCATGA
- a CDS encoding O-antigen ligase family protein: protein MKGLIFTYLITALGVSGSLFSPFYGFLAYVALALLRPDSMWSHAIQGGRFSMIVAVAMLSSWACRGFGNWDLGKARPVVFLFVGFWMWSLLLAIGADNQTLAWGFVEQMAKILLPFLVGITTCKTIRDLKALAWVIVLCEGYVCFELNMHYFRGFNFLYFIGFGGVDNNSAAIGFVAALGVAFFLFLNSEKIWQKALIGACMAFILHAILFSFSRGAMLATVIGVSISFFLIKKNSMHYSMFALLLMAGFVMAGPEVRQRFLRTFEKKRGEHEASAQSRLDLWKDCYVVFMRDPVFGCGPNQWPLLASDFGWPEGKEAHSLWVQTATETGIPGITMFAGFYLVCMWRCWRTLHTLSDRAPPWFGDSCRMTIASLTGFGVAAQFVSLEALELPYYVALLGAGTLIVHTRMEREGLIPADDEQEVEVADWRDGTEEIGLRPLNAPAGRSSEPHLGILN, encoded by the coding sequence ATGAAGGGCTTAATCTTTACGTACCTGATTACGGCACTGGGCGTAAGCGGTTCGTTGTTTTCACCTTTCTACGGGTTCCTCGCGTACGTAGCGCTCGCGCTGCTGCGTCCGGATTCGATGTGGTCACACGCGATTCAGGGTGGCCGCTTCAGCATGATTGTCGCTGTTGCGATGCTGAGCAGTTGGGCGTGTCGTGGATTCGGAAACTGGGATTTGGGGAAGGCTCGCCCCGTCGTATTTCTGTTTGTGGGCTTTTGGATGTGGTCGCTGTTGCTTGCCATCGGGGCAGACAATCAGACGTTGGCCTGGGGCTTTGTCGAGCAGATGGCGAAGATCCTGCTGCCGTTTTTGGTCGGCATCACCACATGCAAAACGATTCGGGACTTGAAGGCTCTGGCCTGGGTCATCGTACTGTGTGAAGGCTACGTGTGTTTCGAATTGAACATGCACTACTTCCGCGGCTTCAATTTTCTGTACTTCATCGGCTTCGGTGGTGTCGACAACAACTCAGCTGCAATCGGTTTTGTGGCCGCTTTGGGAGTTGCGTTCTTTCTGTTCTTGAATTCAGAGAAGATTTGGCAGAAGGCGCTGATCGGCGCGTGTATGGCGTTCATTCTTCATGCGATCCTGTTTTCGTTTTCTCGAGGTGCGATGTTGGCGACGGTGATCGGAGTCTCCATCTCATTCTTTCTGATCAAGAAAAATTCGATGCACTACAGCATGTTTGCGCTGCTGCTGATGGCCGGATTTGTGATGGCCGGGCCGGAAGTACGCCAGCGGTTTTTACGAACCTTCGAAAAGAAACGCGGTGAACACGAAGCGTCAGCTCAAAGCCGGTTGGACCTGTGGAAGGACTGTTACGTCGTCTTTATGCGAGACCCGGTTTTCGGGTGCGGCCCAAACCAATGGCCATTGCTGGCTTCAGATTTCGGCTGGCCGGAAGGCAAAGAAGCTCACAGCCTGTGGGTTCAGACGGCGACAGAAACCGGCATTCCTGGCATCACGATGTTTGCCGGATTCTACCTCGTCTGCATGTGGCGCTGCTGGAGAACTCTGCATACTTTGTCAGACAGAGCGCCCCCGTGGTTTGGTGATTCGTGCCGTATGACTATCGCATCCCTCACCGGTTTCGGAGTAGCCGCTCAGTTTGTGAGTCTGGAGGCGTTGGAACTGCCCTACTACGTCGCTTTACTGGGAGCCGGGACGCTGATCGTGCATACACGCATGGAACGCGAAGGCCTGATTCCGGCCGACGATGAACAGGAAGTGGAAGTTGCAGACTGGCGAGACGGGACCGAAGAAATCGGCCTGCGCCCACTAAACGCTCCAGCGGGGCGATCAAGTGAACCGCACCTTGGAATTTTGAACTGA
- a CDS encoding alpha/beta fold hydrolase: protein MSDANVRNLVASDGVSLQFRHWATSDSPRGVVVCLHGIQSHSGWYDASSQQMSDAGYAVYFADRRGSGRNGFRRGHADHGLRLLNDVRQLVRLARREHPRVPLTLLGLSWGGKTATAFAQCWPGAIDQLVLLYPGLKPKIRPNFVQSFQLRFARRHDIRFKTARVPLADPALMTDDRKHQNFILNDPLALHFVTSGFLNSGRDLDRIIATKCEPVPPTLLMLAGNDRIIDNFATRQLVSKFDTNSLTIREYPNAQHTLEFDSRREQICCEIIDWISRTTAFTVQQTAPCAAPPVRPPGS from the coding sequence ATGTCCGACGCAAACGTCCGCAATCTTGTCGCTTCCGATGGTGTGTCGCTTCAGTTTCGGCACTGGGCCACCAGCGATTCACCGCGCGGCGTCGTGGTGTGTTTACACGGGATCCAAAGCCATTCCGGCTGGTATGACGCTTCTTCCCAGCAAATGTCCGACGCTGGTTACGCAGTCTACTTTGCCGACCGACGCGGTTCCGGACGGAATGGCTTTCGTCGAGGTCACGCGGATCACGGATTACGCTTGCTGAACGACGTTCGCCAACTGGTCCGGTTAGCCAGGCGTGAACACCCACGCGTGCCGTTGACCTTGCTCGGCCTTAGCTGGGGCGGAAAAACGGCGACTGCTTTCGCTCAGTGCTGGCCCGGCGCCATCGACCAACTTGTGCTGTTGTATCCGGGCCTGAAGCCCAAAATTCGGCCCAACTTTGTGCAGTCGTTTCAGCTTCGATTTGCCCGCCGACACGATATTCGCTTTAAGACGGCCAGGGTTCCGCTAGCCGATCCGGCGCTTATGACGGACGATCGAAAGCATCAGAATTTTATTCTCAACGACCCACTCGCCCTGCACTTCGTGACCAGCGGGTTTCTGAATTCCGGACGTGATCTCGACCGTATCATCGCAACCAAATGCGAACCGGTCCCGCCGACGTTACTGATGCTGGCCGGAAACGATCGTATCATCGACAACTTTGCGACTCGGCAATTGGTTTCGAAATTCGATACGAACAGCCTCACCATTCGCGAATATCCCAACGCTCAACACACATTGGAATTCGACAGCCGCCGCGAACAGATCTGCTGTGAAATCATCGACTGGATATCCCGCACCACGGCGTTTACGGTTCAGCAAACAGCACCTTGTGCAGCTCCGCCAGTTCGGCCGCCGGGATCTTGA